The sequence below is a genomic window from Streptomyces sp. B21-105.
TGTCGGCTGCGGGCCGGTCCTGGACACTCTGGACCGGCCCGCAGCCGCATCGCCCCGGTGACCTGCCCCCGGTTTCGACCGGGGGTTTTTTGCGTGAACCCCCGGGTTTCTCGGCCCGGTTCCCCAACGCGGGCCCGACGGCGGTCTTCTGACGGACGCCGTTTCACTCCCCGGAGTGAACTACGCGAACTTCTGCCCGGTATGCACCGGTTCAGTTTTGCTCTCGTCGCTCTGTGTGCCTCTACAGTCACGACACCCAGAGAAACGCCCCCGCGGTGCGCCAACACCCGGGGGCTCGACACCCCGAGGAACACACTCCGGATGCGCATTCATCGTACGACGCCCACGCCCGCGGTCTCCGTCTTCTCCAACGCCCTTGTCCGCCACGGGAGTCCGTCCCGGCGCGCGGTAGCCGTACTGGCGTACCTCTTCGGCCCTCCGCGCGGCGCCCACGCCATGGCTCGGACCCTCGCCGCGAGAGGCGAGGCGGACGGCGCCCGGATCGTCGCGGCCCCGCGTGACCTGGACGAATCCCGGTATCCGCGGCGGGCGGTGCGACGGGATCCGCCGGGGCGTCGGTTTTCCGGGGAGTGCGGGGTTTTCGACACCGCGTACGACGGCGAACCCCCGTCGGGTGAACCCGAAAAAGTTCAGGCCCGGGCCTCCGACGTGTCGCCGACGCAGGCCCCCACGGCGGCCGCAGGGCTCGCACTTCGCAAGCCCTCACGACCTTCTGCAGACCACCGGCCGCACGTCCGTGACGTGCCGGGTTTCCAGTAACCGGAAGGAACACGATGACAGCATTGCTCGAACGGGCCGAAGCGGTATACTAGAGGTATACTGTGGTCATGGCTGACACCACCGTCAAGGTCGACCCCGCCGTCCGTGACCGCCTCATGGTGCTCGCCCGTGAGCGCGGGATGACCATGCGCGACCTGATCGCCGAACTGGCGGGGGCCACGCCGACGCAGGAGGAGCTGCGCAAGCGGTACGAGGAGACGAAGGCGTACTGCGAAACGCACTTCGGCGTGACGCTCACCGACGAGGATCACGACCGGGTGGAGAAGGTCTGGCAGGACCTCGAGGCCGGCCGTCCCGTGGACGGCCTGTGAGCGCCGCGAGGGCCGGTTCGACCGGCGTCGTCTTCGACGAGTCGGCCCTGCTTGCGCTGGGCTCGGGGAATTCGCTCGCCTCGCAGTTCGTGGCGAACACCGAGCACGGACCGACCCGGCACGTGTATGTGCCAGCTCTCTGCCTGGCCGCCGCCGACGGGATGCGTAGGGGACTGGCGGAACACGTCGGCTCCCTGCCGGCCGTCGAGATCGTCGAGTTGGACTTCGCGGCCGCGTCCACGGTGGGGGCGCTGCTCCGTGACGGTGTGGAATGGCGGCTCGGGCACGCGGTCCACCTGTCCCGGCCGACGGTCGACTGGCCGGACGGACGGCATGTGTTGACCGTGGACCCGGACCTGTACGCGGAGATGCCCCTCGTCCGCACGATCAGGTTGCCGCGCCAGCGGTGACCGCAGGGAGGTGTCCGCTCGTGTCACCGGGCGGACACCTCCCTCAGCCCCTCCCTCGGCCCCTCCCTAAGAAAGGGAGAAATGCCGCATACGGGACTACTCTGAGGGTGACATCCGTGTGCCGACCAGAGGAAGGTGACAGCGATGCGCATGATGCTCAGGGCGTCCATGGACACCGAGAAGGCGAACGAGGCCATCCGGAACGGGACCCTCACGAAGCTGATCCAGGAGTCGGTGGAGCAGATCAAGCCCGAAGCGGCCTACTTCACCTCCGACCACGGCAAGCGCACGGCCTTCTTGGTCTTCGACATGGAGGACAGCTCGCAGATGCCCGTGCTCAGCGAGCCGTTCTTCCTCAACCTCGGGGCCGAGATCACCTACACCCCGGTGATGAACATGGAGGACGTGCAGAAGGGGCTGTCCCAGCTCGGACGCTGAGCCGACCCGCGGTCGGTGCCGGTGGAGCGGCGGCTCAGCTGAAGACGATCATCGACCCCTGCGCCAGACTCCGCGTCGCCGCCGCGTGCAGCCCGAGCCACACATGCCGCTCGCGTGCGAAGGGGCTGGGATCGTACGGCGCCGGAACAGCCGGCTCCTCCAACTCCGTCGGTCCGGTGGGCGGTTGGGGAGCCGCCGGGGGATTGGCCGGATCGATGCCGATGGACGGGGCCACGAACTCCAGTTCCCGCAGCAGCGACTGCGCGGAGCCCAGCGGGCCGCCGCCCGCGAGGAGTTCGTCGTTCGACAGCGGCTGCGGGAAGTCCACCGGGACGTACGCGCCCGCGTGGTCGTAGTGCCAGACCAGGTGGGACTGCTGGGCCGTCGCCTGGAACATCTCCAGCAGCTGCTCGTAGTCGCCGCCGAGCTCGTCCACCGGCGTCACCGGCAGCTGGCACACCTGGAGCAGGTAGGCGCGGCGCAGGAAGTGCAGGGCGTCGTAGTCGAAGCCCGCGACCGGGGCGACCTCGCCGGACAGGCCCGGCATGTACTGGTACACCGGCACCGGTGGGAGTCCCGCCTCCGCCAGCACTTTGTTGTACTGGGCGAGTTCGTCCGCGAAGGGGTTGTCGGGGGTGTGGCACAACACGTCGACGAGCGGCACCAGCCACAGGTCACAGGCCAAAGAGAGCTCCTCACTCAGTGCGTTGACCGGTCAGGGAAGACTAGTCGGTGCGGCACGCGTCAGCTCCCCTCGTGCAGATCCCATACCCACACTCCGGCCACCCGCCTCCCCGGACGGCCGACCAGTTCGTCCACCGTCTCACGCAGCCGGTCCACGTGCCGTCGGGGGACCAGCACCAGCGCGCCCGCCCGCCAGTACGCGAAGTCCTCGCGGGCCTTCGCGCGGGCCTGCGCGTCGACCACCGGGACCACGCCGCTCTGGCGCACGTCGCGCAGCAGACTCGCCGTGAAGCGCAGCGGGACGCCGTAGACGCCGGTGCGGTCGCCGTCTCCGTAGGGGCCGTTGAAGTAGCCGCCGGGCATCCGGAAGCCGAGGCCGGACGCCGTCTGCCAGTGCAGGGCCTCGGCGTCCTCCGGTTCGGCGAGCGGCACCGGAACCAGCGTCTCGCCGGGCCGGACGTACGCCTTCCACGCGCCGTCCGCGAAGAAGGCGGGCGTCTCGGCGCGCGGCTCGGACCTCAGCGGCGCCGGGACGAGGGGGAGCAGGGCGACGCAGACGGCGAGCAGCCCGGCGTACTGGGTGCCGAGCCGGCGGGCGTGGGCCAGCCGGTCGACGGCAAGGGCGAGCAGCATGCCGAGCGGCGGGGCGCAGACCAGCGCGACCCGGCTCTCGATGACCGACTCGAAGAGCGGGAGGCCGGCGAGGGGGGCCCAGGGGCCGGGCACGGTGACGCCGGTGAGGGGCACGGCGACGCGGGCGCCGAGGGACAGCACCGCCGCGGCCGCCGCCGTGCAGGCCAGCGCCTTGACCGCGGGCCGTCGCCACAGCAGTGCGGTGATCGCCAACGCGAGCAGGACCAGCGGCCAGCCGTAGAAGGCGTTCTGCTCGGTCGCGTTGAGGGAGAGCGCGTCGGCGCGGGCGGCGTCGCCCGCGATCAGCGAGCGCTCGGCGAACGAGAGCAGCCCGCGCAGCGAGTTGGCGACCCCGGGCGCGGTGCCGTGGTCGATGCTCGTGTAGCTCTGCGGTCCGGAGAACTGCCAGGCCAGCGGATAGAGGACGAGGGGGAGGCAGACGGCGGCGGCCACCGCCAGACCCTTCAGCAGCGGGCGGGCCGTCGTGCGCGCCACGTCGGGGCGCGCGGCGGCGTAGGCCACGGCGAACAGGAGCATGCCGAGGACGGCGAGCAGCAGCGCCTCCTGGCCCAGGAAGAACTGGTAGGCCGTCATCAGGCCGAGGACGACCGCGTCGCGGGCGGTCCGTTGACCGGTCGTCAGCCGCAGGGCGCGTTCGATGATCGGCGGGATCATGAAGAGGACGACGAAGTTCGGGTGGGCGTTGGCGTGGCTGACCATCGGCGGGGCGAACGCGGCCAGCGCGGCCCCGGTGAACGCGGCCGCCCGCTGGGTGACGAGTCGCCGCACGATCAGCCGGTACCAGGCGACGGCGGTGGCGGCCAGGCCGAGCGTCGTCACCAGGCTGAGCGCGACGGCCGGCCCGAACAGCAGGGTCACCGGCGTCAGCGGCACCGACAGGCCCGGCATCGTCGTGTTGGCCATCAGGTTCACGCCGCCGGGGAAGCCCTGGAGGTCGGTGAGCAGGGGATTGCGCAGGTGGGCGATGTTGTCGGCGGTCACCGCGAAGAACCACTCCCACTGGTTCTGGTCCTGGAGGGAGTCGGTGAGGTAACGGTGCGCCGGGTCGAAGAAGCGGCCTGAGAAGAGGACGACGGACATCGCGAGGAAGAGGACCGCGGCCAGGACGTCCGCGGGTCTCGGCGCGGGGAGGCGCAGCCGGACGAGGTCGCGCAGGAAGCGGAGGTAGTCCGTCGGGCGGACCTTCGAGCCGGGCTGGTGCGACCAGTGCACGGGGACCTCGGCGACCGGCCAGCGCGCCTGCCGGAAGTGGCGCAGCACCTCCACGTCGATGGCCCAGCCGTCGAGGCGGGAGGCGGCGAACGCGGTGCGGGCCTTGTCGCCGTCGAACAGCTTGAACCCGCACTGGGTGTCGTGCGTCCCGGGCAGCGTCGTCCGGCGTATGAGCAGGTTGCCGGCCGCGCCGAGGAGTTCGCGCAGCCGGTGCTGGCGGCTGCCGAGGGTCGCGCCGGGGACGGCCCGCGAGCCGATCGCCGCCGCGTGTCCGTCGGCGAGCGCCCGCTCCAGGCGCGTCAACTCCTCGACGGGCGTGGCGAGGTCGGCGTCCGTGACCAGCACCCGGCGGCCCCGGCTGGCGGCGACGCCGAGGCGCAGCGCGTGGCCCTTGCCCCGGCGGCCCGTGCCGGAGCCGGTGACGAGCCGGACGCGCGAGTCGCGGCGGACGGTGACGAGTTCGCGGGTGGCGTCGGTGGAGCCGTCGTCGGCGACCACGATCTCCCAGCTGCCCCAGTGGCTCCCGGGGGCGTCCAAGTGGCGGCTGATCGCGTCCAGGGTGGGGCCGAGCCGTCGTTCCTCGTTGTAGGCGGGGACGACGACGGACAACTCGACGGCCGGGACGGCGGACGGCGCGATGGCGGGCGTCGTGCCCGGGACGGCGGACGGCGCGATGGCGGGCGTCGTGCCCGGGGCGGCGGACGGCGCGGTGGGGGAGTGGCCGGCCGGGGGGTGGCCGGCCGGGGCGTCCGCCCGGCTCATTCCGCCGCCAGCCGCTCGAGCAGGGCGATGGACTCGTCGTTGTACGCGGCGAGCATCCTGCGGGCGGTGGCGCTGTCGCGGCGGTACAGGGCGTCGACGAGTTCGGTGTGGCCGGACCACAGGAACCCGCGCAGATCGCTCACCCTGCGCAGATGCTGCACCGTGCACACCCAGGACTGCACGCGCAGCCGGTGCAGGAAGTCGGCGAGATAGACGTTGCCGAAGAAGGCGCTCAGTTCGCGCCAGAAGCGCAGGTCGTAGCCGATGAGGACGGTGAGGTCGCCGGCGGCCGCGGCCCGTCGCGCCTCCTCGCCGCGCCGGCGCACCCCTGCGATGGCGGCCGCGGTCCGCGGCTCCTCGAAGTCCCGCCCGTCCTGGCGGCCGTTGTCGAGGGCGCTGAACATGCCCTCGATGATCAGGTTGCGGGCCTCGATCATGCCGCGGTAGTCCTCGACGGAGTACTCGTGGACCCGGAAGCCCCGGTGCTGGTCGGCGTCCAGGAGGCCCTGCGCGGAGAGGTCGACGAGCGCCTCCCGGACGGGGGTCGCGGAGACGCCGTACTGCTCGGCGATCTCCTTCACCGTGAACTCCTGCCCGGGCTGCAGCCGTCCCGACAGCACCTCGTCGCGAAGCGCGTCGGCGATCTGCTGGCGCAGGGTGCTGCGCGTCACGGCGCCGTTGCCGGTGCTGCCGGGCATGGTCGAGGCGTCTCCTCGTCGGGTGCGGAAAAGCGGCGTGGTCGTCGTTATGTACGAGCACGCCAGCTTACGCGTTCGACGAAATCAAGCCCCTTCCGGGAACTGCGGGAATTCCGCCCGGACACCTCCTACTCGGTGAACTCGTCGGCCGCCGAGAGCGCCGTGTCGAGGGCCGCGAGGCCGTCCTCGACCTCCGACTCGGAGACGTTGAGCGGCGGCACGAAATGGGTGCGGTTCATGTTCACGAAAGGCCACACGCCGGCCTTCTTCGCGGCCGTGGCGAAGGCGGCCATGGGCGCGCCCGCCTCTCCGGCGGCGTTGTACGGCACCAGCGGTTCGCGGGTCTCGCGGTTCTTGACCAGTTCCACCGCCCAGAACATGCCCACCCCGCGCACCTCGCCGACGCTCGGGTGCCGCTCGGCCAGCGCCCGCAGCCCCGGCTCGACGACGGAGGCGCCGAGGCGCGCGGCGTTCTCGACCACGCCCTCCTGCGCCATGACCTCGATCGTGGCGACGGCGGCCGCGCAGGCCAGCGGGTGCCCCGAGTACGTCAGACCGCCCGGGTAGGGCCGCTTGCCGAAGGTCTCCGCGATCGCGCCGGAGATGGCCACGCCGCCGAGCGGCACGTATCCGGAGTTCACGCCCTTGGCGAAGGTCATCAGGTCGGGCACCACGCCGGACAGGTCGGCGGCGAACCATTCGCCGGTGCGCCCGAAGCCGGCCATGACCTCGTCGAGGATGAAGACGATCCCGTGCCGGTCGCAGATCTCGCGGACGCCCGCGAGGTAGCCGGGCGGCGGGACCATGATGCCGGCGGTGCCCGGGATCGTCTCGAGGATGATCGCGGCGATCGTCGCCGGCCCCTCGAAGGCGATCGTCGTCTCGAGGTGCTCGAGGGCGCGGGCGGTCTCCTGCTCCTCGGTCTCGGCGTAGAAGCGGGAGCGGTAGAGGAAGGGCGCCCAGAAGTGCACGACGCCGGCCGTCGCGGTGTCGGAGGCCCAGCGGCGCGGGTCGCCGGTGAGGTTCACGGCCTGCTGGGTGCCGCCGTGGTAGGAGCGGTAGGCGGAGAGCACCTTGGCGCGTCCGGTGTGCAGCCGGGCCATGCGCACGGCGTGCTCGACGGCGTCGGCCCCGCCGTTGGTGAAGAAGATCTTGTCGAGATCGCCGGGGGTCCGCTCGGCGATCAGCCGGGCCGCCTCGGAGCGGGACTCGATCGCGAAGGCGGGCGCGAAGGTGGTCAGGCGTGCGGCCTGCTCCTGTATCGCGGCGACGACCTTCGGGTGCTGGTAGCCGATGTTCGTGTAGACGAGCCCGCTGGTGAGGTCGAGGTACCGGTTGCCGTCGTAGTCCCAGAAGTACGACCCCTCGGCGCCGGCCACGGCGAGCGGGTCGATGAGCTCCTGGGCGGACCAGGAGTGGAAGACGTGCGCGCGGTCGGCGGCCTTGACTGCGGCGCCGGCCCGGGGGTCGGTCTGAGGGGTCATGACAGTGAGCGTAAATGTCCGCGATGCGGAAGCGGTATCGGCGTCCTGTTCCGTGGACGGGGCGATTCCGCGACAGGTTGTCGGGCGTGGGGGGAGCGGCGACGGCTGCCGGGAGGCGGGAACCGGGGGCCGAAAGTCAGGAAGGGGCCGGGGGTCGGGAAGGGGGCCGGGAGCGGTGAGTCTTGACAGTCTACTGTCGAAATGGCAGGATGCTGTCATGAATCTCGCGGACGGGTGAGGTTCCAGGCCTCAGGAGGAACCATGAGCGGCAAGCCCGTGCATCTCGCCGTGTACGACACGTTCGCCGACTGGGAGACGGGGTTCGCGACGGCGTACCTCGCCCGGGGCGGCCACCGGATCCGGACGGTCGGCGCGTCCGCGGCGGCACCCGTGGCCGGCATCGGCGGTCTGCGGGTCCTGCCAGACCTGGCGCTGGACGACGTACGGCCCGAGGACAGCTCCCTGCTGATCCTCCCGGGCGCCGACCTCTGGGACACCGGCGACGACCTCGCGCCCTTCGCCCGCAAGGCGCGCGAGTTCCTCGCCGCGGGCACCCCTGTCGCCGCGATCTGCGGGGCCACCGCCGGGCTCGCCCGCGAGGGCCTCCTCGACGAGCGCGACCACACGAGCGCGGTCTCCTTCTATCTCGCCGCCACCGGCTACCGCGGCGGCCACCGGTACACCGAGGCGGACGCGGTGACGGACGGCGGGCTGGTCACCGCGGGCCCGACCGAGCCGGTCGCCTTCGCCCGCGAGATCCTCGGCCTGCTCGGCGTGTACGAGGGCGAGGTGCTGGACGCCTGGTACCGGCTGTTCCACGACTCCGACCCGCAGGCGTACGCCGTCCTGGAGAAGGCGACGGCCGGCCGGTGAGCGCGCGGCGCCAGGAGCTGCTGAGCCGCAGCGCCCTCGGGGTCTTCCGGCTCAACGGCCAGTTCCTCGCCGTCGCGGAGGAACTGGCCGGCCCCTCCGGGCTCTCCGCCGCCCGGTGGCAGGTGCTCGGCGCGGTCCTCGGCGACCCGCTGCCGGTGTCCGGCATCGCCCGCGCGATGGGCATCACCCGGCAGAGCGTGCAGCGGATCGCCGACCTGCTGGTCGACCGCGGGCTCGCCGAGTACCGGCCCAACCCCGCCCACCGGCGCGCCAAGCTGCTCGCCCCCACCGAGGCGGGACGGGCCGCGATCGCCCGCATCGAACCCGGTCACGCGGCCTTCGCCGACCGGTTGGCGCAGGCCTACGGGGAGAGCGAGCTCGCCGAGGCCGTACACGTCCTGGAACGCCTGTCCAAGGTGCTGGACGGACTCGAGCAGCCCGTTACGCAACCGTAGACATCGCGCCGCCCAACTCCCCGAACGGCCGGATTATTCTCGGCTGGATTGCACATGTCCCGATCACACATGTGCGGGAAAGGCGGCGCTGCGATGGAGAAGCTGGGCCAGGGGGACCCGCAGCGCATCGGCGGTTACCGGCTGCTCGCACGGCTGGGTGCGGGCGGCATGGGCCAGGTGTACCTCGCCCGCTCCGACCGTGGGCGGACGGTCGCCGTGAAGCTGGTCCGGCCCGAGCTGGCGGCGCGCGAGGAGTTCCGGGCGCGGTTCCGGCAGGAGGTGCGCAACGCGCAGCGGGTCGGCGGGTTCTGGACCGCGCCCGTCCTCGACGCCGACACCGAGGCCGCCGTTCCCTGGGTCGCCACCGGCTATGTCGCCGGGCCGAGCCTCCAGCAGGTGGTGAGCCAGGACCACGGGCCGCTGCCCGAACGGTCGGTGCGCATCCTTGCCGCCGGGCTCGCGCACGCCCTCACCAACATCCACGCCGCCGGCATCGTCCACCGCGACCTCAAGCCGTCCAACGTGATGGTCACCATCGAGGGGCCGCGCGTCATCGACTTCGGCGTCGCGCGGGCGCTGGAGAGCGTGACCGGCGACAGCCGGCTGACCCAGACCGGCGCGGTGATCGGCTCGCCCGGCTTCATGGCCCCCGAGCAGCTGCGGGGCGCCCCGGTCACGCCCGCCAGCGACGTCTTCTGCCTCGGCTCGGTCATCACCTACGCCGCCACCGGCGCCCTGCCCTTCGGCTCCGCCGACAACGGCGTGCCCGCCCTGATGTTCCGCATCGCGGAGAACGAGCCCGACCTCGCGGGCGTACCCGAGGGCATCGCCGACCTGGTCCGCGGCTGTCTGCGCAAGGACCCGGGGGCCCGCCCCTCCCTCGACCGCGTCCTGGAGCTCACCGGCGTCGACGACACCGTCTCCGACGGCCGCTCCCGCGACCCCTGGCTGCCCGGCGCCCTGGTGGCCCAGCTCGGCCGGCACGCCGTGCGGCTGCTGGAGGTGGAGGACCCGGAAGGCACGGACGCGACCGAGAGCACCACCGTCCGATGGAACCCCACCGCCCCCTCCGGGGCCGCCCCGCAGCATTCCGGCCCGCGCGACGACGCGCTCACGCCGGACCACCGGCCCACGCTGGTCGCGGGACCCGGCGGCGTCCCGCGGCAGACACGTCCGTCCGGCGCGGGCGGCCCCGCCCCCGCCCACCCGGCCTACGGCTTCCCCCAGCAGCATCCACAGCAGCCCGCGGCCCCCGCCCCCGGATACGGCCACCACCCGACGCCGGGCGTGCCCGCCCCCTACAACCCGTACGCGGCGGACGCCGGCGGCTCCGGCGGCCCGTCCGTCCCGTACACCCCTTACGGGCCCTACGGGACGGACGAACCCGCCGGTCCGCAGGACCCGCCGGGCCGCAGCCGCCGTACGACGGTCCTGCTCGTCCTGGTCGCCCTTGTGGTCGCGATCGCCGCGGGCGGCTCGGTGTACGCGCTCATGAACGGCGACGGGGACGACGCGGCCGGCCCGTCGCCCAGTCCCTCGGTCTCCCGCACGGCGGGCTCCTCCTCGCCGGACGCCGACCCCTCGCCGTCCCCCTCCGGTTCCGCGTCCCCGTCCCCTTCCCCGTCGAAGGAGGGGCAGGTCCCGGTGTCCTACCTCGGCGCCTGGACCGCCACGATCACGAACGAGACCGGCACCAACAAGCGCCGGCTGACCATCTCGCAGGGCGAGGTGGGGGACACGGTGCTCGCCCTCGCCGCGGACGGCGACTCCTACCACTGCGAGTTCAGCGCCACCCTCGCCGAGCGGCCCGGCGGCGACGGCCCGCTGCGTATCGGCCCGTCCAAGGTCACCGCCGGCCGGCCCCTCTCCTCCTGCACCCCGGGCGCCGCCTCGGAGGTCACCCTCCTCCCCGACGGCAGCCTGCAACGCGTCAACACCGGCACCGGAGAAAAACTGACGTACACCCGCGACTGAAACCGACACCGGGGAAAGCGGGCCGTCGGCGGGGTCAGCGGGGTTCTGGTGGGCGTTGGCGGGGCATGTTGGGGCGGGCGTTCGCTCCCGGGGGTGCGGGGAATCTGCCCGGGCCGCCGCCGGCGTCCACCCGTCCGCCGACGGCGACCGCCGTCTGGATGCCCAGGGGCGCGGGACCGGTGCGGAACTCCACCATCCAGTCGGCCGTCTCCGTGCGCACCAGGTCGGCGACGTCGTCCGAGAACCGGCGCAGCACCGCCAGGCACCGCTCGGCGGCCTCGCTCGCCGTGCCCTCGGCCGGGCCCAGCACCTCCCGGACGCTCTCCGAGGCCCAGTCGAACTGCAGCACCTGCAGCCTGCGCTGCACGGCCTGCGCGGTGGCCACGTCCCGCATCCAGCCCGACGTCACCCCGAAGAACCGGTCCACGGCCAGGCACGCCACCGCCAGCAGCAGCGCCAGATACCCCCAGGCAGCGACGCCGCCCATGACCCGGGTCAAATCCAGCAGCGGCAGCGCGGCCCCGCACACCGCCCCGGCGGCCGCGCCGGTGCGCAGAACCCGGGCGCCCCGGCGTTTCCACACCCGGTCGGCGAGGTACCAGGCGGCGGTCTCCAGCGCCCCCCGCTCCACCCACCGGTACAGCTCGTCCAGCCGCTCGGCGGGCTCGCCCCAGTCCCCCAGGGGAAACGCCCGTCCGGTCAGGTCGCCCGGCCGCAGCCCGGCCGCGCCGCCCTCGCCCCGCCCGTCCTGAGGCGGACCCTCGGGCTGCATCTCCGGCTGCTGAGCCACCCGCACTCCCTCCCGATCCCGACTGATCCGACTGATCCGACTGATCCGCTGATGCGGCCGATCCGACCCCGAGCGATCACGTTGCGTGACGCCGTAACGTCCGCGATGCCCTGCGACGCGCGTGGTGCCCGGTGCTGATGCGCCGGACCTTTCCTACCTCCCAATGGGTGGCGAAGAGGAAGGTTTCACCTCTTTTACGCCTGGAAGTGGGCCTTGATCAGGTATAGGACTCACGCATAACTCACTCGAAAGAGTGCTGGGGCGACACCCGCACAGACCACGTAGGCTCGTGCCGAGCGGCAAGAAACCGTTCGAAGGCGTGCCCGACAGTCGTAGAAAACAGGAGTTGACCGTGATTCCCGGTGGTGGCCAGCCCAACATGCAGCAGCTGCTCCAGCAGGCCCAGAAGATGCAGCAGGACCTGGCCCGCGCCCAGGAGGAGCTGGCGAACACGGAGGTCGACGGGCAGGCGGGCGGCGGACTGGTGAAGGCCACGGTGACCGGCTCCGGCGAGCTGCGCGGGCTGAAGATCGACCCGAAGGCGGTCGATCCGGAGGACACCGAGACCCTCGCCGACCTGATCGTCGCGGCCGTCCAGGCGGCCAACGAGAACGCGCAGACCCTGCAGCAGCAGAAGCTCGGTCCGCTGGCCCAGGGCCTGGGCGGCGGCAGCGGCATTCCGGGCCTGCCTTTCTAGGGCCGGACCGCCTTACGCGGACCGGCCTCGGCCGACTACGGTACGTACCGCAAGGAACCCCAGGAAGGACGGCAGTCCGTTGTACGAAGGCGTGGTCCAGGACCTCATCGACGAGCTGGGGCGGCTGCCCGGCGTCGGTCCCAAGAGCGCGCAGCGGATCGCCTTCCACATCCTTCAGGCGGAGCCGACGGACGTACGGCGGCTCGCCCACGCCCTCCTGGAGGTCAAGGCCAAGGTCCGCTTCTGCGCGACCTGCGGCAACGTGGCGCAGGAGGAGTTGTGCGGCATCTGCCGCGACCCGCGCCGCGACCCGAGCTGCATCTGCGTCGTGGAGGAGCCGAAGGACGTCGTCGCGATCGAGCGCACGCGCGAGTTCCGCGGCAAGTACCACGTGCTGGGCGGCGCGATCAGCCCGATCGAGGGGGTCGGCCCCGACGACCTGCGGATAAGGGAACTCCTCGCGCGGCTGGCCGACGGCACGGTCACGGAGCTGATCCTGGCCACCGACCCGAACCTGGAGGGCGAGGCCACCGCCACGTACCTCGCCCGCATGATCAAGCCCATGGGCCTGAAGGTCACCCGCCTGGCCAGCGGCCTCCCGGTGGGTGGCGACCTGGAATACGCGGACGAGGTGACCCTCGGTCGCGCCTTCGAGGGGAGACGACTCCTAGATGTCTGACGCCACGCTGCACGCGACCGGCCCGAACCCGGACGACTTCGCGGTCCAGATCGCGGACCAGGTGGAGAGTTTCCTGGTGGCCGTCACCGAGGTGGCCAAGGGCGACGAGCCGGGCTCGGCGGTTCCCTTCCTCCTCCTGGAGGTCTCCCAGCTCCTGCTGGCCGGCGGCCGTCTCGGCGCCCACGAGGACATCGTCCCCGACGAGCGCTACGAGCCCGACCCGGGCTTCGAGCCCGACGCCGACGAGCTCCGCGAGAACCTGGCCCGACTGCTGGACCCGGTCGACGTCTACTCCGAGGTCTTCGACCCCTACGAGCCCCGCAAGGCCCCCGTGCCGGCCCGGATCTCCGACGACCTCGCCGACGTGATCGCCGACCTGCGCCACGGCATGGTCCACTACCGCGCGGGCCGCATCACCGAGGCCCTGTGGTGGTGGCAGTTCTCCTACTTCTCCAACTGGGGCTCCACGGCGTCCGCGACGCTGCGCGCGCTGCACTCGGTCCTCGCGCACATCCGCCTGGACCAGCCCCTGGAAGAGCTGGACGGCCTCGACACCGACCAGTCCCCCCTGGGCGACGAGACGCTGGAGTTCGAGGCGGGCCGTGTGATGGCCGAGGAG
It includes:
- a CDS encoding YbaB/EbfC family nucleoid-associated protein translates to MIPGGGQPNMQQLLQQAQKMQQDLARAQEELANTEVDGQAGGGLVKATVTGSGELRGLKIDPKAVDPEDTETLADLIVAAVQAANENAQTLQQQKLGPLAQGLGGGSGIPGLPF
- a CDS encoding protein kinase domain-containing protein, with the protein product MEKLGQGDPQRIGGYRLLARLGAGGMGQVYLARSDRGRTVAVKLVRPELAAREEFRARFRQEVRNAQRVGGFWTAPVLDADTEAAVPWVATGYVAGPSLQQVVSQDHGPLPERSVRILAAGLAHALTNIHAAGIVHRDLKPSNVMVTIEGPRVIDFGVARALESVTGDSRLTQTGAVIGSPGFMAPEQLRGAPVTPASDVFCLGSVITYAATGALPFGSADNGVPALMFRIAENEPDLAGVPEGIADLVRGCLRKDPGARPSLDRVLELTGVDDTVSDGRSRDPWLPGALVAQLGRHAVRLLEVEDPEGTDATESTTVRWNPTAPSGAAPQHSGPRDDALTPDHRPTLVAGPGGVPRQTRPSGAGGPAPAHPAYGFPQQHPQQPAAPAPGYGHHPTPGVPAPYNPYAADAGGSGGPSVPYTPYGPYGTDEPAGPQDPPGRSRRTTVLLVLVALVVAIAAGGSVYALMNGDGDDAAGPSPSPSVSRTAGSSSPDADPSPSPSGSASPSPSPSKEGQVPVSYLGAWTATITNETGTNKRRLTISQGEVGDTVLALAADGDSYHCEFSATLAERPGGDGPLRIGPSKVTAGRPLSSCTPGAASEVTLLPDGSLQRVNTGTGEKLTYTRD
- a CDS encoding DUF5063 domain-containing protein, which codes for MSDATLHATGPNPDDFAVQIADQVESFLVAVTEVAKGDEPGSAVPFLLLEVSQLLLAGGRLGAHEDIVPDERYEPDPGFEPDADELRENLARLLDPVDVYSEVFDPYEPRKAPVPARISDDLADVIADLRHGMVHYRAGRITEALWWWQFSYFSNWGSTASATLRALHSVLAHIRLDQPLEELDGLDTDQSPLGDETLEFEAGRVMAEEIGGQLGVRPRP
- a CDS encoding SLATT domain-containing protein produces the protein MQPEGPPQDGRGEGGAAGLRPGDLTGRAFPLGDWGEPAERLDELYRWVERGALETAAWYLADRVWKRRGARVLRTGAAAGAVCGAALPLLDLTRVMGGVAAWGYLALLLAVACLAVDRFFGVTSGWMRDVATAQAVQRRLQVLQFDWASESVREVLGPAEGTASEAAERCLAVLRRFSDDVADLVRTETADWMVEFRTGPAPLGIQTAVAVGGRVDAGGGPGRFPAPPGANARPNMPRQRPPEPR
- the recR gene encoding recombination mediator RecR, translated to MYEGVVQDLIDELGRLPGVGPKSAQRIAFHILQAEPTDVRRLAHALLEVKAKVRFCATCGNVAQEELCGICRDPRRDPSCICVVEEPKDVVAIERTREFRGKYHVLGGAISPIEGVGPDDLRIRELLARLADGTVTELILATDPNLEGEATATYLARMIKPMGLKVTRLASGLPVGGDLEYADEVTLGRAFEGRRLLDV